The Leptolyngbya sp. 'hensonii' genome includes the window GAGGACCAGGAGCACGATTAAAAACTCGGCGTAGGTGAGTGCTAAAGCATCGATAACCTGGTAAATCAGTTTTTGGGGTGACAGGATAAAGCGCCTCATACCCCCTCTCCTATTAAGATTCGCTGCTTCTATATTGCGCTTAACTCCCGGAATTGAGTGCTATGGGGTAATGAAGTGTTACACAGGTCACATCAATCAAGGATGAAACCCGGTGGCTGAGTAGGGTCGAAGTCAATTGTGCTAGCCCCTCGCACCCTGGGCGGAGTCGAAAGGCGCGAGGGGATTTGGAAGCAACCAGGGCGATCGCCTGAGCCTAAGCCGCCCGTTTCCGACGACGACTGGCCAACAAACCGGTACCTCCGATCGTCAGCAATCCAAGGACGGTAGCGGGTTCAGGTACGGAAAGGGTCTTCAAAGCCAGGTCAGCGATCTGCTGGTGTGCCACCGTGGTGGGGTGAATGCTATCCCAGAACAGATAGCTATTCTGAACCGCCGGATCAAAGGAACAGAGGGAGGGAGGGAAGGCTTGCAGGTCAACACAGGGGGTTGTAACATTGCTGTATTGAGGACTTACGATCGCAGCCTTAAATAGGGAATTGATATCCAAAGAGAGGATATTGGTATCTGGATTAGCTTGCCCCAAGCTACTCAAGAGTTGGCTCAAGTTCTGGTTGTAATCCTGGGTTAATGGGTTCAGGGTCTGGCTGTTGGCTGCCCCTGCGGGAGCACTCCCCAGATCGGGTAAGTTGGCCACCAGGAAATTCTTGGCCCCAGCCTGAATCAAGCTGTTTAAGACAAAACTCACGTTGTTTAGGGTGGGTTGATCATCCGTGAAGGGCGTGAAAAATGGACTTTGGCTGGGGAGAAAATCATTCCCTCCGGCCCAAATCACGTAAAGGGCGTTGGGATTTGCTTTTGGGATCGGTTGTTGGGCCAGAGAACTTAAGAAGAACTGGAGTTGGGTTTGAAGACCAGGCAGGGTGGGGTCGATCGTGTTTTGCACGCCGGTGATTGGATCCGGACCCGTGGTGGCTCCCCCAAAAGCGTAATTGACCCCCTGGGTTGGAATTGCCCCCTGGAAAAGCACGTTCGCCAACGGCGTCGGCGTTACATTTAGATCCTGGGA containing:
- a CDS encoding SGNH/GDSL hydrolase family protein — encoded protein: MKLLQSFTKLSLVAVGSAIALGSTLGSTAIAATLNVDQIFVFGDSLSDSGNVYGFSGNTFPPFPYFQGRFSNGPNWIDYLSQDLNVTPTPLANVLFQGAIPTQGVNYAFGGATTGPDPITGVQNTIDPTLPGLQTQLQFFLSSLAQQPIPKANPNALYVIWAGGNDFLPSQSPFFTPFTDDQPTLNNVSFVLNSLIQAGAKNFLVANLPDLGSAPAGAANSQTLNPLTQDYNQNLSQLLSSLGQANPDTNILSLDINSLFKAAIVSPQYSNVTTPCVDLQAFPPSLCSFDPAVQNSYLFWDSIHPTTVAHQQIADLALKTLSVPEPATVLGLLTIGGTGLLASRRRKRAA